Proteins encoded by one window of Desulfovibrio ferrophilus:
- a CDS encoding phage tail protein, whose product MPKIMMKLGRYAFSLNTAAYQELQHSAAYRWTAQERHGQHAALQYLGPGEDSLSLSGAIYPHLAGAADQVEKMRTEAALGEPLLLVDGLGRIHGKWVILNATETQRVFFADGVPRKIEFSLKLRYFGEA is encoded by the coding sequence ATGCCAAAAATCATGATGAAGCTCGGGCGGTACGCCTTCTCTTTGAACACCGCCGCCTATCAGGAGCTGCAGCATAGCGCCGCGTATCGTTGGACGGCTCAGGAGCGCCACGGTCAGCATGCTGCTTTGCAGTATCTGGGACCGGGCGAGGACTCTCTTTCTCTGTCTGGCGCGATTTATCCACATTTGGCTGGTGCGGCTGACCAGGTGGAGAAGATGCGCACGGAGGCCGCTTTGGGCGAGCCGCTCTTGTTGGTGGATGGCCTGGGGAGGATCCACGGCAAGTGGGTAATCCTAAACGCCACTGAGACGCAGCGCGTATTTTTTGCCGATGGCGTACCGCGCAAGATCGAATTTTCCCTTAAGCTTCGTTACTTTGGAGAGGCCTAA
- a CDS encoding phage tail assembly protein, with amino-acid sequence MEKITLEYPVEIDGQNYGELSMRRPVLRDMLIAEQKGGSDLKKESVTFSNLCEVTPEIIQALDMKDYKKLQAVYSGFLS; translated from the coding sequence ATGGAAAAGATTACTCTTGAATATCCGGTAGAGATCGACGGGCAGAACTATGGCGAACTGTCCATGCGGCGGCCTGTGCTCCGGGACATGCTGATTGCCGAGCAAAAGGGCGGCAGTGACTTGAAGAAGGAGTCGGTCACTTTCTCCAACCTCTGCGAAGTGACCCCCGAGATCATCCAGGCCCTGGACATGAAAGACTACAAAAAGCTGCAGGCGGTCTATTCGGGTTTTTTGTCATAG
- a CDS encoding phage major tail tube protein: protein MSAADHILKNYALFVDGRGYVGNCDELQPPNLALVTEDYRAGGMDAPIALDMGMEKLECTFTLSKQCEHLLGQFGVATNNGVQLTARGALESLDGSVVPVALNMRGTVVKIEHGAWKPGEKSTLSVTVSLTYYKREQNGSVLHEIDVLNMKRIIGGTDRLAAIRDACGI, encoded by the coding sequence ATGTCTGCCGCTGATCACATTCTCAAGAATTATGCGCTATTCGTGGATGGTCGTGGCTACGTCGGCAACTGCGATGAGCTGCAACCGCCCAACCTGGCCCTTGTGACCGAAGACTATCGCGCCGGGGGAATGGACGCGCCCATTGCTTTGGATATGGGCATGGAGAAGCTGGAGTGCACGTTCACCCTCTCCAAACAGTGCGAGCACCTCCTTGGGCAGTTTGGCGTGGCTACGAACAATGGCGTTCAGCTGACGGCTCGCGGGGCGCTCGAAAGCCTGGACGGGAGCGTTGTCCCTGTGGCGCTTAACATGCGCGGCACGGTCGTAAAGATCGAGCATGGCGCGTGGAAGCCGGGCGAGAAGTCTACGCTCTCCGTCACCGTGTCCCTGACGTATTACAAGCGCGAACAGAACGGTAGCGTCCTGCACGAAATTGATGTGCTGAACATGAAGCGGATTATCGGCGGCACGGATCGCCTGGCTGCAATCCGCGATGCTTGTGGCATCTAA